The genomic stretch GCGCAGCATCTTTTACACGACGATCAATTTCATCTTTTGGAAGCTTACGAAGCTTTAATCCAAACGCCATGTTGTCATATACAGTCATATGAGGATATAACGCATAGTTTTGGAACACCATCGCAATATCACGGTCTTTTGGCGCAACGTCATTCACGCGCTTATCGTCGATATAGAAATCACCTTGTGAAATTTCTTCTAAGCCTGCTACCATTCGTAGAGTTGTTGATTTACCGCAACCAGATGGTCCAACGAATACGATAAACTCTTTGTCTTCAATGTGAAGGTTAAAATCTTTTACAGCCGTTACGTTTTTATCATAAATTTTATAAATATGCTCTAATTTTAATTCAGCCATTTTTTATTCTCCCCCTTGAGTATGTACCTTGTTATTATGAAACCGCTTTCTGTATAAACAGTGTACGATGAATAAGAAAACCGGTAAATGGCAGATGTGCACAAAAAAATGAAAAGGTTTTCGTGCATGTTTACGAAAACCTTTTCATTTTATTAATTCAGCGACTCGGCTGCTAATATGGCAAGGTAGGCTGAAACAGCTCCTTGAAAGTTTTTAATATCTAGATCGGTTCGGTCAATAAACTTATCGATGCGATACTGCAGACTGTTGCGATGCATATATAGTTTCTTTGCCGCAAGCGATACGTTAAGATTGCATTCTAAATAACATTTAACAGTGTTAAGTAAAGTCTCGTCATCTTTTATTAACGATAAAATAGTATTCATTTGTTCCTTGGCAGCGGGAGACATCTCTTTAATCAACCAATATGGGAGCGTTGTTGAAAGCTTAATCACTTTTTCTTTTTCAAACACTTTTTGAACTTGTTCAAACCAGCTTTTTTCCATGTGAAAAGCATGAGAGGGTGAAAAAGGAAAAGAGTGAAGTTGGCCTTCAAAAAATTGCATATCACTTTCAAAATCATGTGATAAAATCGTTACGCTATCCTGTAAATCTCTTGTTAACTCTGATGAATCCACTACTTTTTCAATAATTACACCGCTTTGTAAGTTGTCCCATAAGATTGTAATGGGAGTCGCATACATGGATGAAAGAGCATCTTCAAACTCTGTGCGCTGTTCAAACAAACGTTTAATTGAAAAATAAGTAAAACGAATCAGCTTGAATTTATCCAATTTATTTATTACTGTAGGCTTATCTTCGAATAGTAGCTGATACCAATACGATTGTTCCGCTGAGAGCGTGGCGGTCATT from Bacillus sp. 1780r2a1 encodes the following:
- a CDS encoding helix-turn-helix domain-containing protein produces the protein MMEQLKNIFGNKLLYSDVPYQFHRYKWFRSDEYHFIGIEQDALSEKELALLSAFLIPYEPMTATLSAEQSYWYQLLFEDKPTVINKLDKFKLIRFTYFSIKRLFEQRTEFEDALSSMYATPITILWDNLQSGVIIEKVVDSSELTRDLQDSVTILSHDFESDMQFFEGQLHSFPFSPSHAFHMEKSWFEQVQKVFEKEKVIKLSTTLPYWLIKEMSPAAKEQMNTILSLIKDDETLLNTVKCYLECNLNVSLAAKKLYMHRNSLQYRIDKFIDRTDLDIKNFQGAVSAYLAILAAESLN